Proteins encoded within one genomic window of Humulus lupulus chromosome 1, drHumLupu1.1, whole genome shotgun sequence:
- the LOC133829182 gene encoding uncharacterized protein LOC133829182 has translation MGLDLLRLTVTTSFRDISCLEKDLDMRLDLCTRRPVTTLTDDELQGIKELIDSAILDREVKGGLRWPLGNAVSGDKIRVTAVWHVISKKYKNPSLKLKIKNVDRYKFLSSTEEPRREVVIMLKGVASELMKQRADMNLISEMLKDDLKAIWNNFL, from the exons ATGGGGTTAGACTTATTGAGACTAACAGTGACCACTTCTTTCAGGGACATATCTTGCCTTGAAAAAGATTTGGACATGAGGCTGGATCTATGCACCAGAAGACCTGTTACTACACTTACT GATGATGAACTGCAAGGCATTAAGGAATTGATTGATTCAGCTATTTTAGATAGAGAAGTTAAGGGTGGACTGAGATGGCCCTTGGGGAACGCAGTTTCTGGAGATAAAATTCGTGTGACTGCAGTCTGGCATGTAATaagtaaaaaatacaaaaatccaTCACTAAAgctgaaaataaaaaatgttgaTCGGTATAAATTTTTATCATCAACTGAGGAACCTAGAAGGGAGGTTGTTATAATGCTAAAAGGAGTAGCTTCAGAATTAATG AAACAAAGGGCTGATATGAATCTCATTAGTGAGATGTTGAAAGATGACTTGAAGGCTATATGGAACAACTTTCTTTGA